The Brassica oleracea var. oleracea cultivar TO1000 chromosome C6, BOL, whole genome shotgun sequence genome includes a region encoding these proteins:
- the LOC106296410 gene encoding 1-acyl-sn-glycerol-3-phosphate acyltransferase 2, with protein MAMAAAAVIVPLGILFFISGLVVNLLQAVCYVLIRPLSKNTYRKINRVVAETLWLELVWIVDWWAGVKIQVFADDETFNRMGKEHALVVCNHRSDIDWLVGWILAQRSGCLGSALAVMKKSSKFLPVIGWSMWFSEYLFLERNWAKDESTLKSGLQRLNDFPRPFWLALFVEGTRFTEAKLKAAQEYAASSQLPVPRNVLIPRTKGFVSAVSNMRSFVPAIYDMTVAIPKTSPPPTMLRLFKGQPSVVHVHIKCHSMKDLPESEDEISQWCRDQFVAKDALLDKHIAADTFPGQKEQNIGRPIKSLAVVVSWACLLTLGAMKFLHWSNLFSSLKGIALSALGLGIITLCMQILIRSSQSERSTPAKVAPAKPKDKHQSGSSSQTEVEEKQK; from the exons ATGGCGATGGCAGCAGCAGCAGTGATTGTGCCTTTGGGGATTCTCTTCTTCATTTCTGGCCTCGTTGTCAATCTCCTTCAG GCAGTTTGCTATGTCCTCATTCGACCTCTGTCTAAGAACACATACAGAAAGATCAACCGTGTGGTTGCAGAAACCTTGTGGTTGGAGCTTGTCTGGATCGTTGACTGGTGGGCTGGAGTCAAG ATCCAAGTGTTTGCTGATGATGAGACCTTTAATCGAATGG GCAAAGAGCATGCTCTTGTCGTTTGTAATCACCGAAGTGATATTGATTGGCTCGTGGGATGGATTCTGGCTCAG AGGTCAGGTTGCCTAGGAAGCGCATTAGCTGTGATGAAGAAGTCTTCCAAATTTCTTCCA GTCATAGGCTGGTCAATGTGGTTCTCGGAGTATCTGTTTCTCGAAAGAAATTGGGCAAAGGATGAAAGCACTTTAAAG TCAGGTCTTCAACGCTTGAACGACTTCCCACGGCCTTTCTGGTTAGCCCTTTTTGTGGAGGGAACCCGTTTCACAGAGGCAAAACTTAAAGCAGCACAAGAGTACGCAGCCTCCTCTCAGTTGCCTGTCCCTCGAAATGTGTTGATTCCTCGCACCAAA GGTTTTGTGTCAGCTGTTAGTAACATGCGTTCATTTGTGCCAGCCATATATGATATGACCGTGGCTATTCCAAAAACTTCTCCACCCCCAACGATGCTAAGACTATTCAAAGGACAACCTTCTGTG GTGCATGTTCACATCAAGTGTCACTCGATGAAAGACTTGCCTGAATCAGAAGACGAAATTTCACAGTGGTGCAGAGATCAGTTTGTGGCTAAG GATGCACTGTTAGACAAACACATAGCTGCAGACACTTTCCCCGGTCAGAAAGAACAGAACATTGGCCGTCCCATAAAGTCTCTTGCA GTGGTTGTATCATGGGCATGCCTACTAACTCTTGGAGCAATGAAGTTCTTACACTGGTCAAATCTCTTTTCCTCGTTGAAAGGCATCGCATTATCAGCGCTTGGTCTAGGCATCATCACTCTCTGCATGCAGATCTTGATCCGCTCCTCTCAGTCGGAGCGTTCAACACCTGCCAAAGTGGCCCCAGCCAAGCCAAAGGACAAACACCAGTCAGGATCATCCTCCCAAACAGAAGTGGAGGAGAAGCAGAAGTAA
- the LOC106299582 gene encoding uncharacterized protein LOC106299582, which produces MATRTRIFSFVFAMMMSFMVFAVYCSARIYTVGDSEGWTAKDDVYYAWAEADHKEFHVGDSLVFEYDPNINDVTHVSGSLEYEFCDYSSPKAVYNTGHDVVTLTEPGFHYFITANQAQCVLEQKLEVLVVHDPSRPVPPPPPSKILPIGKTYKVGDSQGWKLYNSDFYNKWSEERQFHVGDALLFEYDNEVNDVYEISGDLEFITCDPTSPVAVHKTSQDLVRLTEPGVHYFVTSHSGYCEAGLKLRVMVGPLPKAVTLPSFPKKVDLSAMERLNNWLQTFKHQPHH; this is translated from the coding sequence ATGGCGACTAGAACAAGAATCTTCAGCTTCGTGTTCGCGATGATGATGAGCTTCATGGTATTCGCGGTTTACTGCTCGGCGAGGATCTACACAGTTGGAGACTCCGAGGGATGGACTGCCAAGGACGACGTCTACTACGCTTGGGCCGAAGCCGACCATAAGGAGTTCCACGTGGGAGATTCTCTAGTCTTCGAATACGATCCCAACATCAACGACGTGACTCATGTTTCTGGCTCTTTGGAATACGAGTTTTGCGACTATTCTTCTCCTAAAGCCGTCTACAACACAGGACATGATGTCGTGACTCTCACGGAACCAGGCTTTCACTACTTCATCACCGCAAACCAAGCTCAATGTGTGTTGGAACAGAAACTCGAAGTTCTTGTCGTCCATGACCCGTCACGTCCGGTTCCTCCACCACCACCGAGCAAGATCCTTCCTATCGGAAAGACTTACAAGGTCGGAGACTCACAAGGATGGAAACTCTATAACAGTGACTTCTACAACAAGTGGAGTGAGGAGAGACAGTTTCATGTTGGAGATGCTCTGCTTTTCGAATACGACAATGAAGTCAACGACGTCTACGAAATCAGCGGTGACCTAGAATTCATTACCTGTGACCCAACGTCTCCGGTAGCCGTGCACAAGACAAGTCAAGATCTTGTTAGGCTTACAGAACCAGGTGTTCATTATTTCGTAACCTCGCACTCGGGTTACTGTGAGGCTGGGCTTAAACTTCGAGTGATGGTTGGACCACTACCCAAAGCTGTTACTTTGCCTAGTTTTCCGAAGAAGGTGGACTTGTCAGCTATGGAGCGCCTCAACAACTGGTTGCAGACGTTCAAACACCAACCCCATCATTAA